DNA sequence from the Candidatus Delongbacteria bacterium genome:
TAGAAGTCTCGTCCAAAATCTCTTTCTTAACAATTCCTTTTAGTCCAAGATGTTTTCCAATAAGCATTTGCCAGTTGATGTATGGTATTACTTCATCAATTTTATAATTTTCCACATATTCAACAATCTCTGGATTTTGAGGAATAATCTCAAGTTCACTAACCTTCATTTCATTTACTTGTGATTTAACTTGTCCTATTCCAGGATTTTCCAATGATCTATAGTCTGATCTAATTTCGCTTAAAAAATTATCCCTCGTCTCTTTATCGAAATAGTGATTGAAAAGATCCAGTGATTTTACAGCATCCTGACCATAAATTACAGATCCTTCGTACATTGGTTGAATTTTTAATCCAGCAAATTTCTTTGATAATGCAGCTCCTCCAACGTAGATAGGAAGATCAATTCCCTGCTCTTTTAAGTATTTTGCCGTTTCTATCATTTCCATTGCCGATTTTACTAACAACCCAGACAATCCTATAGCATCAGGATTATGCTTTCTTACACCTTCGGCTATTCTCTCTTTCTCTATTTTAATCCCAAGATCTATAACCTCATAACCATTATTAGAAAGGACAATATCCACTAAATTTTTTCCAATATCGTGAACATCACCTTTCACAGTTGCTAATAAAATTTTACCTTTAGAAACATTACTTTCCTTACTCATGAAAGACTTTAGAAAATCTACAGCACTTTTCATAACCTCTGCCGATTGTAAAACTTCAATAACGGTCAATTCGTTGTCATTAAATTTTTTACCAACTATCGCCATGCCTTCCATTAGATCTTGATTGATAATATCCAGTGGAGCTTTCTCTTCAAGGGCTAATTTTAGATCACTTTCCAAGCCATCTTTAATCCCTTCCACCAAGTAATTTTTCAATCTTTCATTCAATGGTAATGAGCTGATTTCAATATTTTTATTTTTTGCTTCTCTACCAGAATAATAAGCTATAAACTTATTCACATTTTCTGGTGAATTATCAAAAAGCATATCCTTACAAAGTTGTTTTTCCTCATCTGAAAGAGATGCGTATCTCACAATTTTTTCACTATTAACAATTGCCATATCTAAACCAGCTTTGGTAGCATAATAAAGATACGCAGAATTTAAAGCTTCTCTACCAGCTTCAGGCAGTCCAAAGGAACAGTTCGATATACCCAGAGAAAATTTAACTTCAGGATATTTCTCTTTAATCAAGGTAATAGATTCTATTGTATTTTTCGCAGCCTGATAATAATTTTCATCACCACTCCCTAACGGAAAAACAAGACAATCGAAAATTATATTAGCAGGACTAATTTTGTGCTCTTCTGTGAGCATTTTGTAAATTCTATCAGCCGTTTCCAGCTTGTCTTCCAATGTTGTAGCCATCTTCTCTTCACTAATTAGCAAAGCCATAATCATAGCACCATGCTTTTTAGCTATTTCGGCAATCTCATGAAATCTTCTTACATCTTCAAGGTTAACTGAATTTATAATTCCTTTCCCTTGCAAATAGCTCAGTGCCTTGTCAACAACATCTGCCTGACCTGTTGTATCTACCATCACAGGAACTTTAATCTTTTTGACTACTTGAGGATAAAAATTATCGATATTAAAAATTTCGTCTGATTCAGTATCTGCGAGGTTTATATCAATAATTTGTGCACCTTTAAGAACCTGTTTTTTAGCTATTTCTGCAGCAACGTCAAATTTTTGATCTCTTATCAATTTTCTGAACTTTTTAGACCCTGACATATTTGTTCTTTCGCCTACCATTAGTGGTCTAACTTCATCAGTTATTTCAAGAGTCTCCATTCCAGTAACAACACTAGTATTAATATTAGATAATCTTCTTGGAGATAATGAGCTTATCTTCTCTGACAATTTTTTAATATGAGCAGGACTAGTACCGCAACAACCACCAACTATATTGAGATTTCCAGAACTTACTAATTCAAAAAGTTTATTGGAGAAGATTTCAGGATCTTCAGTATAATTTCCATTTTCATCAGGTAACCCAGCATTAGGGTGAACGGAGACGCAAACATTTGAAATTTTAGATAAATTTTCTATGTGAACAGCAACCTGTGAAGGACCAAGACCACAATTTATACCAATCGAAACAGGATTGAAGTGGACAACAGAGTGATATAATGCTGAGATTTCTTGTCCAGCTAACATTGTACCATTTCTTTCTATAGTTACAGAAATCATAAATTCAGTTTCGCAATTTTTCTCTTTATCCAACTCTTTTAATGCAAGTATACCAGCTTTCAAATTTGAAGAATCTGTAAACGTTTCAAAAAGTATTAGATCTGCCCCACCATCAAGAACTCCACGAATTTGTTCTTTATAAACATCCTTAAGTTCATTAAAGCTAATCCCACCAGTAACATTTATCATCTTTGTAGTAGGACCAATACTACCAGCAGCGAAAACTTCTCTTTTTGAAAATTCAGATATAGCTTCTTTAGCTAATTCAGCAGCTTTTTTAGATAACTCGTAAGATTTATCCTGTAAATTATATTCTGAAAGGACTAAAGATGACGAACCAAAACTGTTGGTTTTAATTATATCTGCACCGGCATCGATATACCTTTTATGAATCTCTTTAATTACATCAGGTCTATAAATATTTAAATTTTCATTACACCCTTCAAAGCTATCTCCACCAAAATCAGAAGCGATTAAATTGAAACCTTGAATTTGAGTTCCGGTAGCACCATCAATTATAATTATTTTATCTTTTGCTAAGTCTTTAATTTTTCCCATTATTTCTCCAATTCAAACTTTTTGATCTCTTCCATTATAATTCTAGCAGCTTTTCTTCCAATTTTACCTTGAGTCATGAAATAGATTCCACAAATTTTATCATAATTAGCTCTGATAATTTCAAGTGAAAGATCTATACCAACCTGCAGTGCTTCTTCCTTATCCTTCGCATCTTTCAATTTTTGTAAAACAGTTTCAGGAACATTCATACCTGGAATTTCATTATTTTGAAATTCAGCAGATTTGTAAGATGTTAATGGTGCAATTCCTAGCATAATTGGAATATTAAAGGGTTTAACTGCTTCATAGAATTTTTGGAAAATCTCATTATCATAGATTGGCTGTGTCATAACAAGTTCAGCTCCAGCTTCAATCTTTTGTTTCAATCTATTTACTTCGTATTCAAAATTCTCATGTGCTGGATTAGCTCCCACAGCAATCATAAATGAAGTTTTTTCACCAATACTATTACCTGCTATATCAAGACCTCTGTTTAATCCATCTAGAATCTTTACTAAACCTATAGCGTCAACATCGAATACTGGAGTAGCATCAGGATAATTTCCCAATTTAGGAGGATCACCAGTAATGGCTAATACATTTTTCAATCCAAGAGCGTGCATACCCAAGAGATCAGACTGTATTCCTAAAATATTTCTATCTCGACAGCAGTAATGAACGATCGGCTCAACTTCACAATCTCTTTGAATTATATAAGCAACAGCACCAATGGACATTCTGGCACTGGCACGTGGACCATCGGGAATGTTAACAGTATGGAAAATTTCCTTATACCTGTTTACAATTTCAACAGTTGAGCTCATATTTGGACTTTTCGGAGGTAATACTTCCATCGAGTAAACCATCTCTTTATCTGCAATCATCTTTGAAATTTTAGATTTTTCTTCAAACTTGACAGGCTCTTGGGCATTGTGAAGTTCATGTTTACTGTTTTCAAATTTTTGTAAATTTAAATTTATTTTTTTCTGC
Encoded proteins:
- a CDS encoding homocysteine S-methyltransferase family protein, yielding MGKIKDLAKDKIIIIDGATGTQIQGFNLIASDFGGDSFEGCNENLNIYRPDVIKEIHKRYIDAGADIIKTNSFGSSSLVLSEYNLQDKSYELSKKAAELAKEAISEFSKREVFAAGSIGPTTKMINVTGGISFNELKDVYKEQIRGVLDGGADLILFETFTDSSNLKAGILALKELDKEKNCETEFMISVTIERNGTMLAGQEISALYHSVVHFNPVSIGINCGLGPSQVAVHIENLSKISNVCVSVHPNAGLPDENGNYTEDPEIFSNKLFELVSSGNLNIVGGCCGTSPAHIKKLSEKISSLSPRRLSNINTSVVTGMETLEITDEVRPLMVGERTNMSGSKKFRKLIRDQKFDVAAEIAKKQVLKGAQIIDINLADTESDEIFNIDNFYPQVVKKIKVPVMVDTTGQADVVDKALSYLQGKGIINSVNLEDVRRFHEIAEIAKKHGAMIMALLISEEKMATTLEDKLETADRIYKMLTEEHKISPANIIFDCLVFPLGSGDENYYQAAKNTIESITLIKEKYPEVKFSLGISNCSFGLPEAGREALNSAYLYYATKAGLDMAIVNSEKIVRYASLSDEEKQLCKDMLFDNSPENVNKFIAYYSGREAKNKNIEISSLPLNERLKNYLVEGIKDGLESDLKLALEEKAPLDIINQDLMEGMAIVGKKFNDNELTVIEVLQSAEVMKSAVDFLKSFMSKESNVSKGKILLATVKGDVHDIGKNLVDIVLSNNGYEVIDLGIKIEKERIAEGVRKHNPDAIGLSGLLVKSAMEMIETAKYLKEQGIDLPIYVGGAALSKKFAGLKIQPMYEGSVIYGQDAVKSLDLFNHYFDKETRDNFLSEIRSDYRSLENPGIGQVKSQVNEMKVSELEIIPQNPEIVEYVENYKIDEVIPYINWQMLIGKHLGLKGIVKKEILDETS
- a CDS encoding bifunctional homocysteine S-methyltransferase/methylenetetrahydrofolate reductase; translated protein: MKRVDFLKRFEKGPLLCDGGMGTELYRKGIYINRCYESINIDNPSIISEIHQNFIDAGADIIETNTFGANRILLSMHGLADKVRDINAKGVEIAKESARDSDVLVAGSVGPTGTFSALISKYSDEEIIDIFEEQISALIEAGCDLIIYETFNSQKELDLAVRACRNIEKDIPIAAMMTFPNKMETIFGVSIKDISILMNDMDIDLAGVNCSTGPERALDLIVEYAKYSNHRLMVMPNAGYPKNIDGRMMYMANAELFGNYAAYYLEAGVSVVGGCCGTTPEFIKQMAKSVKQKKINLNLQKFENSKHELHNAQEPVKFEEKSKISKMIADKEMVYSMEVLPPKSPNMSSTVEIVNRYKEIFHTVNIPDGPRASARMSIGAVAYIIQRDCEVEPIVHYCCRDRNILGIQSDLLGMHALGLKNVLAITGDPPKLGNYPDATPVFDVDAIGLVKILDGLNRGLDIAGNSIGEKTSFMIAVGANPAHENFEYEVNRLKQKIEAGAELVMTQPIYDNEIFQKFYEAVKPFNIPIMLGIAPLTSYKSAEFQNNEIPGMNVPETVLQKLKDAKDKEEALQVGIDLSLEIIRANYDKICGIYFMTQGKIGRKAARIIMEEIKKFELEK